The genomic interval GGCCGGCGCGGTAGCTGCGGCTGTGGGAGCTGGCGGCTACATGGTTCCTGCCCAGCAGCAGGCAATTGCCCAGTCGGTCCCACCGATCCACGACATCACGACCGACACTGACGATCCTCCGCTCTTCGTCGCCATTGTTCCTCTCCGGGCCAATGCGCCGAACCCTCCGGAGTACGATCCGGCGGTCGCCGAGCAGCAGCGAGAGGGCTATCCGGATCTCCGTTCGGTAACGCTCGGCCTGCCTCCCGCCGAGGCTTTCGCGCAGGCGCTGGTGGCAGCCGAGGCAATGGGATGGGAACTCGTGGCCGACGACGCGGCAACGGGTCGCATAGAGGCGACCGACACGACGTTCTGGTACGGCTTCAAGGATGACGTCGTCATCCGCGTCCGCCCCGATGGTGCTGGCAGCCGCATCGATGTTCGTTCCAAGTCGAGAGTGGGTCGCAGCGACGTGGGCGCCAATGCCCGGCGCATCCGCGAGTACACGTCACGCCTTCCCGGCGGCTGATCGTCGTGTGGTACGCTGATTGCGATTGACGGGGCGTGGCGCAGCCTGGTAGCGCGCCTGCTTTGGGAGCAGGAGGTCCCGAGTTCGAACCTCGGCGCCCCGACCAGGTATTCCGCGGCAACTGCATGGCTTTCGGTCCGAGGCGGACCGTCGGCGCGCGCGCATGAGAGTCATTC from Acidobacteriota bacterium carries:
- a CDS encoding DUF1499 domain-containing protein, with amino-acid sequence MLSRDPAKPRFWSPVVCAGTGAVALGAALLFAAALGYRTGLLDLGTSFTVLRWGARISAGAAGLALIAAIWAAFRRLHWQNVAAGAVAAAVGAGGYMVPAQQQAIAQSVPPIHDITTDTDDPPLFVAIVPLRANAPNPPEYDPAVAEQQREGYPDLRSVTLGLPPAEAFAQALVAAEAMGWELVADDAATGRIEATDTTFWYGFKDDVVIRVRPDGAGSRIDVRSKSRVGRSDVGANARRIREYTSRLPGG